The Candidatus Sulfotelmatobacter sp. region CAGGGGACGGCCGCCGTAGTAACCGACCGCGTATCCCAGGTTGTCGCCAACGGTTGCCGCCAGGGTCGCCACTACGATGATCCAGGGAAGCCTAAGATCGCGCTCGGAATACGCGAGGAAACTCGCCAGCAACAGCATGGTCTCGCCTGGCACCGGGACGCCAGCATTCTCCACCAGCAAGGCCACAGCCACGGCCCAGTATCCGTAGTGCACCACCGCATTCCGCAGCAGGTCGAGAATGGAGTGGCTCATGAGAAAGGCATTTTGTAATTGAGTAATTTTGTAATTGAGTAGTCGGAGATCAAAATCTCCACCAGGAACAGTTCGACTTCAAATTACCCAATTACAAAATTACGCAATCACAAAGTCGATCAACGCCCGGTTAAATTTTTCCGGACACTCCTCATACGGCAGATGCCCGATACCGGGAAACACTACTATGCGCGCGTCTTCGAAATGCCGCGCGAGAGGTGCCATCGAGGAAAAATACACCGCCGGATCTTTGCTTCCCCACATCAGCAGCGTGGGCACGGATCTCAACTTCGGCAACAGCAGCTCCAACTCCCGCAAGTCAGACGTCCAGGTGCGAACAATACTTAGTGCATGCTCAAACAATCCAGGGATAACCAGCGGCGCCGTATAGCCTTCCAGGGTACCGGGACGAATCTTCTTGCGATCCGCATACAACCGCCCGTGCACATAAGGGTAAAGAAATGGCATGCGCGCCATCACGAGGCGGGACGCTGCCGCGCCCGGGCGACTGCCACATGCCGGCGCCAGCCACTTACCGTGCCTCGAGTATGGATTGACCGGGCAGACCAGTACGAGCCTTCGCAGACGCGGCCCGGAACCATTATTGCTTACGCATTCCGCCGCCGCGGCCATCGCCACTGCCCCGCCGCGGGACGTGCCTAGCAGATCGAACGATTGCAGCCCAAGGTTCTTCGCGAACTTCAGCACCCGCAAAGCCGTCCCGCGCATCGAGTGATCAATTCCCCTCGGACGGTCCGAAAAACCCGCTCCGAGTAAATCCAGTGCGTAGGTCGTGGCATAGGGCGCCAGTGCGGGCATCGCGTAACGCCACGAGAAAGAATAGCCCATCAGACCGTGCAACAGAATTAAAGGCGGCCCGGAACCCGCGCGCAAATACCGCATGCGCGCCCCGTCGAAATCCATCCAGCACTCCTGAACGCCATCACTCAGGCCCCAAACGGCTGCTGCCGGAATCTCCTGAATTTCATGCACAAGAATCTTCCCGCCCGGACAACTCTTTGCTCATCCTACGATTCTATCTAAGAGAAACAACGCCTCTGTCGCTTCACTTGGGGAGCTTCGGCTCCCCGTTTTTTCGCTTTCGTAGCGCCGCCGTCCCGGCAGCTGTCCGGCGGGCGTCCTCGCCCGACGCGCAGAAACCGGGAAATTGCTAACAGGTTCAGGCATCGCCGCGTTCACCACCCCCGAGGGCGGGACGCCTTCGGGTCAGCCGGCAGAGCCTGCCCTGAGCGAAGTCGAAGGGATGCCGGCGATACTGTACTGATGCCCGACGCCCAGCGCCTGACGCCCGCCTTACGCCGCTTTCCTCTTTTTCGTGCCCAACAGCT contains the following coding sequences:
- a CDS encoding alpha/beta hydrolase, with protein sequence MHEIQEIPAAAVWGLSDGVQECWMDFDGARMRYLRAGSGPPLILLHGLMGYSFSWRYAMPALAPYATTYALDLLGAGFSDRPRGIDHSMRGTALRVLKFAKNLGLQSFDLLGTSRGGAVAMAAAAECVSNNGSGPRLRRLVLVCPVNPYSRHGKWLAPACGSRPGAAASRLVMARMPFLYPYVHGRLYADRKKIRPGTLEGYTAPLVIPGLFEHALSIVRTWTSDLRELELLLPKLRSVPTLLMWGSKDPAVYFSSMAPLARHFEDARIVVFPGIGHLPYEECPEKFNRALIDFVIA